ACAGAATCCAGCCCCCCCGGTGGATTTGAGCCCTTTCTTTCGAAGGCACTTTCCTGCTATCCTGCCCCACACAAgcaagagctcccccccccaccccgcagaaGCAGCAGCCTGCGGAAGGTGCAGGGATGGGTCGTGGCTGGCCTCCCCCCCTCGCCAGAAGGGGCCACCCCCGCCTTCCCAGCAAGCAGATCAGGGAGTCCCTCCAAAACCTTTGGAGGAAGCCTGCAGAGAAGCCTCAGGGCTTGAGAGCATTTCCATGTCCTTGCACTGTGAGTGAATGGCCAGCCCccgaggcgcagagtggtaaagcagcagtactgcagtattgtgatctgaactctctgctcacgacctgagttcaattccagcggaagctgggttcaggtagctgtctcaaggttggctcagccttccatccttgtgaggtcagtcaaatgagtccccagctggctgggtggaaggtgtagatgactggggaaggcaatggcaaaccaccctgtaaaaagtctgccgtgaaaatgtagtgaaagcaacgtcaccccagagtcagaaacgactggggcttgcacaggggaccttccctttccttttcccgCTGTGAGTGGCAGAAAGGCCAAGAAACCACAGGGTTTCCTCCAGCCCGCAAAATGGGACCAACCCGGCATTCTAGCAGGAAGTCATGTCGGTCAGTCCGTGTGTTCCCCCTGCCGTGTTTGCAGCCAGAGGGGCACAGAGGGCAGCAGGCAGCTCAGGGTGACCACGGCCCAAAAAGCCTTCTGAAGTCGAGGacactgggggaaggggggggggggagtcaagcaGTAGAGTTTGGTTGCCAACACCACAGATATGATTTCTGTAACCAGAACATTCCCTGACCTAAGCAGGTATTCTAAACCCTTCAGGAGAAGGCGGAGCAAAAGAGAAGTATTCCAGGTGGGCCCTgcaagctgagtcagtgtgagcgagctcacagtttCACACCTTtgtgtcttagcccaggaaggagGGCCCTGGAGCAAATGAGGTGACGGagcagccaaatcacttgctcacagctttaatgccagcagctcacaaagcagagcttttactcaccagactccacagctgagagggaacactgccccagacCTGTGCTGATTTGGGGTTGGGGCATCCCTGAGAGTGACAGAGGGGCCCATTCACGTTGGCATCTCACACGGGTCAGCAAAGACCCCCCCCCTGATGTTCCTGccacccagcccccccccccagctgtgacTCACCAGGCCTGTCTGCCGTGGACCCCCGGCCATTTGTGCTGGCACTGGTAGATGCCGGGCTGGTCAGGCGAGGGGGTCGTGGTGGTGTAGACTGGGTAGGGCAGCATGAGGAGGGCCGACAGCAGCCACGTGGCCACGATGACCCGGTAGGCGTGGGAGCGCGTCTGCCACACCCGGGACTGCAGCGGGTTGCAAATGGCGTTGTAGCGCTCGATGGAGATGGCCACCAGGCTGAAGGTGGAGACGCTGACGGACAtgcctgggggaggaggggggggtcaGACCGGGCCATGGGGGGCGGGTCCCCTAGCACCACGCCCAGGCAGCAGCCCAaaagccgccccccccctcaCAGCAGCCAGACACTCACCCATGAGGTAGGCCACGGTTTTGCAGACAACCTTGCCGAAGACAAAGGTCTGCATGAGGTTGGGGATGAAGGTGAAGGGGATGCAGAAGAGCGCCACCATTAGGTCGCTGACGGCCAGCGAGAGCAGGAAGGAGTTGGTAACGGTGCGCAGGCGCTTGTTCACGGCCAGCACCGAGATCACCAGCACGTTCCCCACCACGCTGAGCAGGAAAATGACCAAGTAGAGAAGGACTCGCACCGTGAGCTCtaagtctggggggggggagagagaggagaggagctGCTGACCCTCCCCTTGCAGGCGGGGTCTTCTGGGAGGGGCTGTGCTGGGCCAGGCTTCCACTGGGATGCCCAAGAGGCAGCTGAGGAGGATGCAAGGGGGGGCATCTTCGCTTCCTCCTCTGGGCCAGCGGCCATCTTGGGTGcagaaagaccccccccccagctccaagaCTTTTGCCCACCCCTTACAGAGTGCAGCCTGGCTCCTCTAGAGGCTCTCTGCTGCTGGAATGGGAGGGGGTCCTAGATGGGGGCCCTGAAGCCCTCTCTGCCAACATGGAACGTGAGTGGGcagagggcttctggccccagcCTGCAGACCCAGGTCTGGAGATCTGCCCCCAAGGACAACGCCAAAGGGGTCACAGGAGCAGGCTGCCCCGCCCTGCCCACCCACATCTGCCCTCCGTTTCCCAGGGCCCCTCCTCTGCTGCACTCaaggacataagaacgtaagagaagccatgttggatcaggccagtggcccctccggttggacactctgtcacacagtggccaaacctccCTCCCCAAGTGCCATCCGGAGGTTCacgagtggggctagaagccctcccactattgccctccaagcaccaagaatacagaccatcactgccccagagagagttccaacgataggctgtggctaatagccactgatggacctctgctccagatgcttatccactcccctctggaaactggctatgcttgtagccgcggccacttcctgtggcagtgaattccacgctaatcaccctttgggtgaagaaggacttccttttatcctttttaacccaattgctcagcaatttcatcgaatgctcacgagttcttgtattgtgagaaagagagaaaagcacttctttctctacttcctccatcccatgcataatcttgtaaacctctatcatgtcaccccgcagtcgacgtttctccaagctaaagagccccaagcattttgacctttcttcatagggaaagtgctccagccctttaatcattctagttgcccttttctgagcCTCAGGACAAGGCCAGGCGGCAGCGACTGAAGctgacagtgtgtgtgtttgggggggctTTGGATCGCCCCTCTCTGAGCTGCACCCAGAGTCCCCCAGAAGTGTGGCTGGCCCTGCCCCTCCCATGTTAGCCCCGgagtccgtcccccccccccccgctgctcctTGCCCAGAAACCTTCCCCCTGGTCAGGAGACCCCTCGTTGCAGAGCCAGGCGCAAAAGGCAGGCTGGCGGCAGAGGGAGCAGTCTGGGCACAGGCAGCTGCCAGGGTGGCGGCAGAGCCAGGGCTCCTGGAAGGCCCTGCAGCGGCCCCCTCTTGCCTCCCTGCCCAGGGGGGGCCCCAGAGCTCCCAGGCCTGCCCCCCAGGAGGCAGGAGGCGTGGCCAGCGCCTGCAGGGCGGGGCGGGCTGAGGGGACCCTTCGCTCCACAGGCAGGCTGCAAAGGCAGGCAGCGCCAGCCTGGGACTCCCTCGCGGCCCTGTGGCTGAGGAGCTGGCTGCCCCTCTGATGTTGCTCTGAGGCGCCtctgctctgcctcccccccgcgGGCTCCCCGGgactctgcccctccctccctcccgcgaGCAGGACTTCagcaggacaccccccccccccgtgagagcAGCCACAACCCCggggtccccccccaccccagttgcgGGGCTTGGCGGCGAGGAAGaggcactctgtgcatgctctGAGGCCCTGCATGTGCCGCGGCGGAGACCCTGGGCGGCGGGATTGGGGGTGGCCCGGGAAGGGGGCTGCTGCGCGGGATGGGGGGGCGAGACGCAGCCGGAGCGGGGGGGGCGGCTCACCTCGGGAGGGGCGCGGCGGGGCTCTGGCGCCTGCAGTCGGGGCAAGGGGGGGCGGCGGCGGTGCCGTTCCAGGGGGGCTCTGCGGAGCCGTTGGCGGGGCTGCTGCAGGCCGGCGAGGCGTTGAGCGCCAGCAGCGGAGGCGCCGCCATCCCTCCctcgctccttccttccttccttccctcccggcGGGGGCCTCGGCCGGCCTCACGGAGCCCCGCTGCCTCGCTCGGCTGGCTGGTTGGCACCTCCACGCCGCCCGCCGCCCGactgctgcgctgctgctgccgctgctgccagTCGGCGAGACACAGAGAGCCCGCGCGGCCCTCCGACAGACCCCCGACAGAGACGCGCCGCCCGGGCGGGCGGGCAGAAGGCTCGCGGACGCCCCCCGCCGGCTGCCGGAGCGCCTCGACGGCGCggccctccgcccccccccgtGAGGCACTGCTGGGTGGGGGCGTGGGAGGAGCAcgtgcttcggggggggggggcttgtgctgctgctgccgccgcccctCGCCCGCCCCGTCCTGTCCCTCCGCCCTCCGCCTGTCTCCCAGCAGCGGCCGGCCCGGGGAGGCACGCCGTGTTTGCTCGGGGGCACCGGGGACGCCCGCCGTGGCCGTCGCCGCTGTTGACACAggtgctcctgctgctgctgctgtttgcccggccgcgggggggggagggaggggggccttGGCTCTTGGTGGGGGGGTCTGGCCAGCCGGGAGCTCCGCAGCCCGCGCCAacctgagggggctgaaaccgctAGGCCTCCCTGCCCggacccccctcccctctcccttcctccctccagcTCCGGCGGGGCGGGTggcttcaagggggggggggcggaggtgaCCAGAAAGGCCCCCTGTTGactgaccgggggtgggggggtctgaTTCCTCATCAGGCAGTTTCGTGCAGCTGCCAGAAGAAGCCCTGGGGGTGCGTCGCTTTCTTGGCCCAAGGAAAAGCAAAGGACCCTCCCCACCTTCAGCCTCAAGGGAGAAAGGCCTGCCTGCCAGGTGGGCAGTGCCAGCCCAGCGCCTGCCAGTTCCCGCAAGGGCTTCCTGctgtgctccccccgcccccctgcgGTGGCCCTGCTGCGCCTGGCTGGATTCCTGCCCTCTCTGCCAGGCTGTGCCAAGGCCTCCCCTGCCAGGCACAGAAGGAAGGCTGGTTCACTCTAGGGCAGCTGAGGAGCCAGCACGGGGAAGAGAGGCATGGCCAGCCCCACCGCTCTTTCCCATGGCACAGCTGGGCCCTGGCAGAGGCAGTGGGAGTGGCCCTGACCACAGGCAGAGTGCCCTCTCACCAAGGTACTTCTGGGGCCAGAGGCAGAGGTAGCcaagaggggtggggtggggaggctgcTTCTGCGCCAGTGGCctgaagtttggtgtagtggagaagtgtgcggactcttatctgggagaaccgggttggattcccccctcctccacctgcagctgctggaatggccttgggtcagccagagctctcttatctgggagaaccgggtttgatcccccactcctccgcttgcagctgctggaatggccttgggtcaaccagagctctcttatctgggagaaccgggttggattccccactcctccgcttgcagctgctggaatggctttgggtcagccatagctctctcatcggggagaatcgggtttgattcccccctccttcacatgcacctgctggaatggccttgggtcagccagagctctcttatctgggagaaccgggtttgatcccccactcctccatgtgcagctgctagaatggccttgggtcagccagagctcttatctgggagaaccaggttggattcccccctcctccacttgcagctgctgggatggccttgggtcagccagagctctcttatctgggagaaccgggttattccccactcctccacttgcagctgctgggatggccttgggtcagccagagctctcttatctgggagaagcaggtttgattccccactcctccacttgcagctgctggaatggccttgggtcagccagagctctcttatctggcagaaccgggtttgattccccactcctccacttgcagctgctggaatggccttgggtcagccagagctctcttatctgggagaactgggtttgattccccactcctccacttgcagctgctggaatggccttgggtcagccagagctctcttatctgggagaaccgggtttgattccccactcctccactttattatttatctatctatctatctatctatctatctatctatctatctatctatctatctatctatctatctatctatctatctgagatttatatcccgccctcccactaggtggctcagggcggcttacaacatgtaaaactaacataaaatataaaattaagcattaaaattaacaattacataatttatagttaaaaatctaatcatttgttatatacataaaacattaaaatcattcagcggtcttaagttatgctcaattcaaattcgatgttcagtgttcatTACTCAGTGCCagtcagttgtgggccagccggaagagggctgtcttacaggccctgcggaattgggtaagatcccgcagggcccttaactcttctggcagctggttccaccaagatggagccattatggagaaggccctgtcccttgtagctttcaaacgggcttcttttggcccggggacaaccaggagattttgagttctcGATCtcagtgcagctgctggaatggccttgggtcagccagagctctattatctgggagaaccgggtttgattccccactcctccacttgcacctgctggaatggtcttgggtcagccagagctctcttatctgggagacacgggtttgattccccactcctccacctgcagctgctggaatggcctcgggtcagccagagctctattatctgggagaaccgggtttgattccccactcctccacttgcagctgctggaatggccttgggtcagccagagctctcttatctgggagaacttggtttgattccccccctcctccacctgcagctgctggaatggccttgggtcagccagagctctcttatctgggagaaccgggttggattccccactcctccacttgcacctactggaatagccttgggtcagccagagctctcttgtctgggagaaccgggttgattccccacacctccacttgcagctgctgaaatggccttgggtcagccatagctctcttatcgaGGAGAACCAGGatggatcccccactcctccacttgcagctgctggaatggcgttgggtcagccagagctctcttctctgggagaaccgggtttcattccccactcctccacttgcagtgctggaatggccttgagttagccagagctctggcagaggttgtccttgaaagggcaacttctgggagagctctctcagtcccacccaccttatagggtgtctgtggttggggaggaagggaaaggagattgtaggccgctctgagactctgtccttgaaagggcagcttctgggagagccctctgagccccacccacctcacagggtgtctgttgtggggggagcagacataggagattgtaagccgctctgagtctctgtttcagagaaggggtgggggataaatctgcagtcttcttcttctctgggtcTCCAGGCGgggatcattcccccccccccggaccaggtcccttctccctcacccccccccgccTGTGCCCCCTTCTTCTGCTCCCAGGGGGCAGAGGGATGCCCCCATGGtgggctgcaggagctgcactaGCTTCTGGGCTTCTTGCCAGCTGAGCC
The sequence above is a segment of the Heteronotia binoei isolate CCM8104 ecotype False Entrance Well unplaced genomic scaffold, APGP_CSIRO_Hbin_v1 ptg001301l, whole genome shotgun sequence genome. Coding sequences within it:
- the CCKBR gene encoding gastrin/cholecystokinin type B receptor is translated as MTKNACLTAAAGAPVSTAATATAGVPGAPEQTRRASPGRPLLGDRRRAEGQDGAGEGRRQQQHKPPPPEARAPPTPPPSSASRGGAEGRAVEALRQPAGGVREPSARPPGRRVSVGGLSEGRAGSLCLADWQQRQQQRSSRAAGGVEVPTSQPSEAAGLREAGRGPRREGRKEGRSEGGMAAPPLLALNASPACSSPANGSAEPPWNGTAAAPPCPDCRRQSPAAPLPSCLLGIPVEAWPSTAPPRRPRLQGEGQQLLSSLSPPPDLELTVRVLLYLVIFLLSVVGNVLVISVLAVNKRLRTVTNSFLLSLAVSDLMVALFCIPFTFIPNLMQTFVFGKVVCKTVAYLMGMSVSVSTFSLVAISIERYNAICNPLQSRVWQTRSHAYRVIVATWLLSALLMLPYPVYTTTTPSPDQPGIYQCQHKWPGVHGRQAWYVLILVTLFFVPGLVMTVAYGLISWELYRGLRFEMDLSQEAKAPQNGGSQALAPREESDGCYIQVPRGSAGGTVELSVLTSEDHAKEERVRANRSEGQLRAKKRVIRMLLVIVVLFFVCWLPLYVANTWQAFSPRAARRALSGTPISFIHLLSYLSTCVNPFIYCFMNKRFRKALAATCTACCCCCRVAPCRPQPRPLDDEVTATGASLSKFSYTTVSSIGPP